In the genome of Lactuca sativa cultivar Salinas chromosome 3, Lsat_Salinas_v11, whole genome shotgun sequence, the window TCAACTCCTATTGCTAAGTTTTATGTATCTTTATCAAGAACAGGTTCCTAGAAATTGAAAGTGCAGCTTGGCCTGATCTGGAGACAACTGCTATCTCTTCTAATGTCAGGCGTAATGTTGGATCAGTATGTAACTTCATATACTTTCATGCTTGAATCAAATTAGTTGACATGattatagtattatacttggtttATTCCATATGAACTCTTCTATCTACTTCATAATCAACAGTTTTTATTGATAATTTTTCAGTTTTTACGAGTACTTGCGGAAGAAAATGATGGAAGTGCTTCTAAGGAAGTGTCAGAACAAGAACTTGCATTATCCAAAGCTGTAGACGCAATGGTATCAAATATAGAAACATCTCCAGAACATTTTGAGCATAAAAAAGAGAAGCATCGGTTATACGCACATGAATGGCGTGAAAAATTCTCAGTTAATGAATCAATGGCTGAAACAAAGGAGCACCTTCAAAAGAAGGAAGAGAAAGATTGTAAGTCACCAAGGCCTGAACAAGTGCCTGCTGCATCCAATAGTGAAGTGCAAGAAAAAAGGTTTGAAGAGGTGGGATTGATTGGGAATCAAAGGAAAGTTGCGGTTTTATATGAGCTTCTTTCAGCTTGTTTGGCTGATACACCCGAAGATGATAAAACAACTGAAAGACCTCCAAAAGGATATGATGCTCGTCATCGTGCTGCTTTGAGGTTGCTCACAACGTGGTTTGAACTCAAGTGGATTAAAATGGTTTGTTTTCTTGTATCCCCAAATCAATATGGTTTCACTTTCACTTTACACATTCCttaaatccatcaaatactttaccTGTTTGTGGTTTGCGTATAATATTTACATTCTTGTTCATGTCCTCTATTTACTTTTAGCTTTATTGCTGGTATCTGCTTCCTGCTTTATTGTCCCCTATTTTCTTTCAGCTTTAATGCTAATATCTGCTTTTTTCTTTAATGTCCCTTTATTACTTTCAATTTTAGTGCTAGGATCTTTTTTTGCTTTATTCTAGCCTCTTTACTAGTATTTTCTTTCTGCTTTATTGTCCCTTATTTTATTTTAGCTTTATTGCTAGTATCTGCTTATTGTCCCCGATGTTCTTTTAGCTTTAATGTTAATATTTGCTTTCCTTTTTAGGTTCCTTTATTGTTTTAGTGCTAGGATTCTTTTGCTTTATtctatcttttttattttaagCTTTATTGTTAGTATCTGCTTTTTGCTTTATTGTTCCCTATTTTCTTTCAACTTTAATGCTAATATTTGCTTTCTTTTTTTAGATCCCTTTATTGCTTTCAACTTCAGTGTTAGGATCTTCTTTTGCTTTATTCTAGCCTCTTTACTTTAAGTTTTACTGCTagtatctgctttctgctttatTGTTCCCTATTTTCTTTTAGCTTTACTGCTagtatctgctttctgctttatTTTCCCTTATTTTCTTTCAACTTTAATGATAATATCTTCTTTCTTCTTTATTTCCCCTTTATTACTTTCAACTTTAGTGCTAGGATCTTCTTTTGCTTTAATTTAGCCTCTTTACTTTAAGCTTTAGTGCTAGCATCTGCTTTCTTCTAAATTGTCTTGTGTTTACTTTCAACTTTAGTGCTAGTATTTGCTTTATGCTTACACCATTGGGCCCTCACTCTTCAACTTGTGcatgtgtatatgcatagtttcaCTTTCTTTCACTTTACACCTTCCCTAATTCCACCAATACTTTACCTGTTTGTGCTTTGCATATAGTATTTACATTCTTACTCATGTCGCCTCTTTACTTTCAACTTTAGTGCTAGTATCTGCTCTATGCTTACACCCTGGGTGGAGACAGGATTAACCCCCTTACCCAATTCTTATTGGATTCAGGGTTTTGTTGCTTTGTTAAATCACAGTCTTACCACTTTAGCATCCCTTCATAtatcaaataaatagtttttatttttttatgtttttgacaTTGGTTTTGCACTAAAACATCTTGAAGTCTAATATAAAATATCATAGGATATTGTCTTTGACTCTTTTCTATTAATGTCTTTGTTTTCATCATTGCATACGATATCAATTTACCGAAGGGAGATTTCCTTTTTGTAGGAAGCAATTGAGGTGGTTATTTCATGTTCAGCAATGGCTGTTTTGAAACAAGATGATGGAGTCGAAAATGTACAAACTTCAGATGACTCATGGGAGAAGTGGAAACGTGGAGGTCTGATTGGAGCAGCTGCTGTAACTGGTGGAACCCTAATGGCAATCACTGGTGGTATGATGATATGATCATCtcattttctcaaaaaaaaaaaaaaaaaaaacttacacatttcatttttttttatttttataaatgtcATACACTATTTTTTACATTTTCAACAGGTTTAGCTGCTCCAGCAATTGCATCAGGAGTTGGTGCTTTAGCACCTACATTAGGCACCATTGTTCCAGTGATTGGAGCTGGTGGATTTGCTGCTGTTGCAAGTGCTGCAGGGAGTGTTGCAGGTTCTGTTGCAGTAGCTGCATCATTTGGAGGTTAGTTATGTACAAAGGAATAGGTGCTATCTGCTAATATGAAAGAATTTGTAAATTGTAGTTAAATATTAATGATATTATTCTAATGGGATGAGTTAATGTCATTAAACAAGGAAtaattaatacttgaattgatcCAGCTGCTGGGGCTGGACTTTCGGGGACTAAAATGGCTAGAAGGACAGGAAGTGTGGATGAATTTGAGTTCAAAGGCATAGGGGAAAACCACAATCAAGGCGTAAGTTTCtttaaacatttttatttttttagtttcttGATGAAAGATTTCTCATTAAACCTTGTGTTCCCAGAGGTTGGCTGTTGGAATCATGGTGTCAGGATTTGTATTTGAGGAACAAGATTTTTTAAGGCCTTGGGAAGGACAAAATGATAATTTGGAAAGGTAtttaaatgtatatatatttaaGATACCGCTATAACTGTTGGGAAAATGGTCTCAAAGATTCCTAACAAGCATCCCAATAGATTAATACACGTGGAAAACTCTAAAGTTCGGCTTCGGAGAGAGGAAAATCCACTATATGATAAATTGTTACAATCACATAGAATACAAAGATTCCCCTATAACTGTTTGGGAAAATTTTCTCAAAGATTCCGAACAAGCCTCCCTAAAAATTAATATACATGGAAAACTCCAAAGGTCGGAGAGAGAAAAATCCACTATATGATAAATTGTTACAATCACATAGAATACAAAGATTCCCCTATAACTGTTGGGAAAATGGTGTCAAAGATTCCCAACAAGCCTTCCAATAGATTAATATATGTGGAAAACTCCAAAGGtttgagagagagaaaaatccacTATATGATAAATTGTTACAATCACATAGTATACAAACATCTGCCTTACTTTGTTTTTGCTAGAAAAACAAATCTAGTTTTTCTACAATAAACTTAAATCTGCAAAACCAAGTGATAGTTTTAAGTCAAATTTTCAGGTATGTGTTACAATGGGAATCCGAGCATCTGATTGCTGTAAGCACTGCAATCCAAGATTGGCTTACATCAAGTAATAATCACTTTAaccccaaaaataaataaaaatcataaaaaaaagttGAACAACACTCTTATTGTAATTAAATCCATGATGCAGGAATTGCAATGGAATTAATGAAACAAGGTGCTATGATGACAGTTTTAAGTTCTCTTTTAGCCGCTTTAGCCTTGCCTGCAACTTTACTCACTCTTACTGACATCATCGATAGCAAATGGTCCATTGCTGTGGACAGGTTTTTCattctttccttttttttttttttttttttttttttttttttttttttcatttttaaaatcaaacTCCACATGTTATACAATTCAAAATCCCACCAAAGTTGGACTTCTTACTTTGATTAGCCAAAAATcgaaaaaatacaaaatataagtaTACCAATCAactataaataaataacaaagtaGTCTCTCAACTATACATATAAACAGAAATAGTCCCTTGAGAATTGCCATATTGAATTTTGCTCCTCCCTCAGATCTGACAAGGCTGGCAAGCTTCTTGCTGAAGTGTTGGTCAACGGATTGCAAGGTAACAGGTACATTAACATCAGATtatttcatattttcatgtacTAAAAAAGCTTaagtaaaacatataaaaatcataaattattCTATAATTATAACTTTCAGGCCTGTAACACTAGTGGGATTTTCACTTGGAGCACGAGCGATTTTTAAGTGTCTTCAGAGTTTGGCTGAAACGGGTCATGGTAATTACATAAAcctgattttgatttttgatttttttacttTACTCCTTTTATATTATGTTGagtaatttacatttttggtccctgactGCGTTTAGCTGTTATCCAATTTTAGTCCCAAAGAGTTTTTTCTTGCAATTTTAGGTCTTCATTTGAGGTTTTTGTAACATTTTACTtgttccaagtaaaatgactaCATTTTGGCCCTTGAGTAAAcctgatttttgaaaatttggttCAAATAATATAGTCATTTTCCTTGgaataaggaccaaaaatgttacAAAACCTCAAATATGGaccaaaattacaaaaaatggttactcagggaccaaaagtgtaattgactctattatttttaattttcattattatatCCCTAACTTTTTTAAAGAATATTTTATGTCCTAATCACTATTCACTATATTAACTTAATTTATCAAAAATACATAACAAAATATGAAATAAATTACACCTTTAAATAagaccaatatgaaatattaccgacattaattatatttttaacttAATTCTTTTTTAACTGTAATTGAAAATTAGTccagataattttttttataattaaatataaatagcATAGGTAATCTATAtctataaattttttaaaaaggaAACCAACAAGAAGAATAAATTATATAAGGTGCAAAGATTCATATATCTTATTTACTTTTCAGTTGGACTTGTGGAAAGAGTTGTTCTACTTGGAGCACCAGTTGCTATTAAAGATGAAAATTGGGAAGCTATTAGGAAGGTGAATGAATTCAAGCATCTTTTCTTATAGCTTAAAAAGTCTCTTATAATAAtaatcttaaaaataaaataattaatatgtTTTGCAGGTTGTTTCTGGAAGATTAGTAAATGCTTATTCAACAACTGACTGGATGCTTGGAGTAGCTTTTCGTGCCAGGTATGCATTATATGGAATCATCATGCTTTCATGCATCTTGTTTATGTTGTATTTTGTTAAGACTTATTCTTGCAATTTCAACATTTTAATGATTTGGAAAATTCAAATGGAAATACACCCACTTAATATTAAAAAGATTGAAGAACAAAATCATTTGATCAATTCCCATACATGATATGATTAATTTTAATGGTGGAGAAGAGTGATCATGGAGCGAAAGGCTTAATTCTTTATATTCTACGAGATTGTCAACATGAAATAATTTGTAGTTTTTAAGAATTATGTATGGGTTATACTTATACATGTAAAGGTTATGTCATTATTGGGCTACTAAAATCAATTATTCAAGGTAAATCTAAATCCCTGTTTATGATAAGATCACATGTGGAAGTTCACTAAAAACCATTTGCATCAAACTACGCGTTActttatattttatgtttctAATAATTTAGAGAAGTTAAATAGTCTCCTACTTATTCTTTTTATCCATCCTCTTCCTATTTTTAGATGATGGCAAGTgtaataaaaatttattaattttattaaatatgacaaatgtcacaatcttaagtGTGTAGGAAGATGATAAGAGAAAAAAAGTAAAAAGGATATTTGATTTACACACTTTTGTACAATATTTTGTATTATTGGTCTATTTATATATCTCCAAGTGTTGACCATGTTAATTAAACAGTCTCCTTAGTCAAGGATTAGCTGGAATTCAACCGGTGGATGTTCCCGGAATCGAGAACgtaagtttttatttatttatttatttatttttttaaatacccTTTTTTACACGGTATTCACAAGATTTAATCGATGAAAACAATGATTATTAATTTGTGGGTACAGGTTGATGTTACAGAAGTGATAGAGGGCCATTCTTCTTATTTGTGGGGTACTCGAGAGATACTAGATCGCCTTGATCTTGATGGATATTATCCTGTTTTTAAAGTTGCTCATAAGCATCAAGAAGCAAACTAATCTTTCTTAACTTTTTTCAAGTACATATAAAACCAATACTATTTTTAGGAGTCTTTTGTTATATAATAtcgaatgttttatttattaaaatgatttTATTTAGATATTTAAGTCATGAAGTGAATAGCTGGGTGGTTTTAAGCAAAAACGAAATGAATTGTTTGTAGAAAAAGACGTGGACTAGGAGTGTGCATAATGAAagactttgtttttctaaaatatGTATGTgggttattgttattattattattattattattattattattattattattattatataaataaaataaaattagatgAAATCATCATCTGTCATCAATCATACCTGATTCCTTACCACCACCATTATTGTCCACACCGCTGTTATCATCTTCGAAAACCATTACGTTGttcaaattcaaaataaaatCAACTAAGAACaagaaacaattaaaaaaaaacaaacacaaacaTATAAAAATCGAAAAGAAAAACGAGatagaaaaaacaaacaaaataaaacccaaattggagaaaaaaaattgaaaaaaactatacttttttttttgaaaaagatacACGTCTGATCTTTCCCGTCGTTTTTCGAGGAGGTCCAAGTTTAACCTCAGGTACCAAGAGTTGGCCTTTTCCTCGGTATGGACCGTCCTCAATGTGCCTATTGTTACTTCCATTGGAAGCATCGCCTCCGCGCCATACGTCAGGCTGAACGGGGTCTCCCGTGTGCTTGTCTGTGGTGTTGTTCTATATGACCATAGAACCGCCGGTACCTCCTCAGCCCAATTTCCTTTGGCCTTTCCTAGCTGTTTTTTAATCCCAATTGTTCGGTTGGATACTTCTGTCTGCCCATTTGACTGTGGATGTGCTACCGACGTGAACCGTTGGTTAATTCCTTTGCTGGCGCACCATTCCCTAAATGGGTTCTCGGCGAATAGTAGGCCATTATTGCTACCAAGTGTTTTAGGTGTGCCAAACCTAGTCATGATGTTTTTCCATACAAATTTGATCATCTGTCTACCAGATATGCATGTAAATGGTTCTGCCTCGATCCATTTCGTGAAATAATTCACCACGAACACCATGCATTTTAACCTTCCTGGGGCCTCCGGGAATGGCCCCACAGTGTCTATTCCCCATTGATAGAACGGCCAGGGGCTAGATATGTTGGACAGGGGAGCCGGAAGGTTCGCTTGGACTGGGGAGTATGCTTGACATTTCTCGCACTTCTTTGTTAACTCTACTGCGTCTTGATATGTGGTGGGCCAATAGATTCCCATTCGAAGTACCTTTCCTGTTAGGGCCCACGCGCTTTCATGTGCGCCCACCTGGCCCGCATGCGCCTCCCGGAGCGCTTCTTTTCCTTTGGTCTCGTCCACGCACCTTAACCAGGGGGTCGTAAACACTTTCCGGTAAAGCTCCCCGTTTACCAACACGTAAGAGGGTGCCTTTATGCGCACCCTTATGGCCTCTTCATGATTATCTGGCAAAACACCTTGTTGTAGGTATTCAACCAGAGGGGTTATCCACATGGGTCCAACTGTTGTGAGAGTACTTACTTGTTGTTCGTCTATGCTTCTTTCCTTAAGCACTTCGACCAAGACTTTCTTTGACAAGTGGTCGAAGCATGTTGATGCTAGCTTACTCAGGGTGTCCGCCCTCCTATTTTCACTTCTTGGTATTTGTTTGACTGTGAACTCCTTGAAGGATTTGGTGAGCTGCTTTACTATCTTGACGTATCTCTCCATCCTCTTGTCTCTTGCCTCAAAGATCCTATTAATCTGATTGGCGGCCAACCTTGAATCCGTCAACGTCGTAACAACCTCCGCCCCCATCTGATTGGCCAGACGTAATCCGACGAGTAAAGCTTCATATTCTGCCTCGTTGTTTGAGGTGTGGAAATCGAAACGAAGAGCGTACGTGACCTCTTCCCCTTCTGGGTTGGTCAAGATTAGGCCTGTGATTGAGCCTTCCCTGCTAGTCGCCCCGTCGTTGTACAACGTCCACCTTCGACAGTCTGTCGGGATTTCTTTTACCGTCAGAATTCCTTCTTGAGCCATACCTCCCCCTCCGGGGATTTCAAGCAAAAAATATGCCAACACTTGCCCTTTGATACTTCTCGCGAGCGATAACTGATGTCGTGCTCGCCCAACTCAATTGCCTATTTCGCAAGTCGGCCTGACGTTTCTGGCTTGAGCAACATTTGCTTGATTGGGCATTTTGTCAGGACTTCAATTTGATGCGCTTGGAAGTATCGTCTCAACCGTCGTGCAACATAGATGAGTGCGAGTACCCGTTTTTCTAGTGCAGGGTAATTGAGCTCGGGGCCTTGCAACGCCCGACTGACAAAATACACTGGCTTTTGTTCCCCTTCCCTTTCTACAACTAACACGGATGATATGGATTCACGTGAGGTTGAAAGGTATACCTGCAATATCTCGCGTGGAATAGGACTAGCCAACGTGGGCAACTTATGTAGGGCTTCTTTGATCTTTATGAGGGCCACCTCTGCCGTTGCTGTCCATTGAAAATTGCTTTTTCTCAATACAGCCCTTCAATGTGTGAAAAAGCGACATGACTTTGTCAGCCGACTTTGAGATGAATCTACTAAGTGTGGTGATTTTCCCGTTCAGGCCCTGCGCATCTCTCAGAGTGTTTGGGGGTGGGGTTTCCATGAATTCATCTACCTTGACCGGGCTAGGCTGTATGCCTTGCCTGGTAACATAATATCCTAAGAATTCCCCTTCCTCTACCCCAAAGGTGCATTTACCTGGGTTCAGTTTCATCTTTACTTTTTCTAGTGTTCTGAAAGTTTCTTCGACATCTTGCAACATTCTTGCTTCGTCCGGGCTTTTGATGACCATGTCGTCAACATACACCTCGATGTTTCTTCTGATTTGGTTGGAGAATATTGA includes:
- the LOC111897468 gene encoding uncharacterized protein LOC111897468 isoform X1 codes for the protein MSSTLMQTKKRAAGALFALALNHVQIHQTRPLANAIAADSFSNERRLWVHESSGLLRPIFRFLEIESAAWPDLETTAISSNVRRNVGSFLRVLAEENDGSASKEVSEQELALSKAVDAMVSNIETSPEHFEHKKEKHRLYAHEWREKFSVNESMAETKEHLQKKEEKDCKSPRPEQVPAASNSEVQEKRFEEVGLIGNQRKVAVLYELLSACLADTPEDDKTTERPPKGYDARHRAALRLLTTWFELKWIKMEAIEVVISCSAMAVLKQDDGVENVQTSDDSWEKWKRGGLIGAAAVTGGTLMAITGGLAAPAIASGVGALAPTLGTIVPVIGAGGFAAVASAAGSVAGSVAVAASFGAAGAGLSGTKMARRTGSVDEFEFKGIGENHNQGRLAVGIMVSGFVFEEQDFLRPWEGQNDNLERYVLQWESEHLIAVSTAIQDWLTSRIAMELMKQGAMMTVLSSLLAALALPATLLTLTDIIDSKWSIAVDRSDKAGKLLAEVLVNGLQGNRPVTLVGFSLGARAIFKCLQSLAETGHVGLVERVVLLGAPVAIKDENWEAIRKVVSGRLVNAYSTTDWMLGVAFRASLLSQGLAGIQPVDVPGIENVDVTEVIEGHSSYLWGTREILDRLDLDGYYPVFKVAHKHQEAN
- the LOC111897468 gene encoding uncharacterized protein LOC111897468 isoform X2 translates to MSSTLMQTKKRAAGALFALALNHVQIHQTRPLANAIAADSFSNERRLWVHESSGLLRPIFRFLEIESAAWPDLETTAISSNVRRNVGSFLRVLAEENDGSASKEVSEQELALSKAVDAMVSNIETSPEHFEHKKEKHRLYAHEWREKFSVNESMAETKEHLQKKEEKDCKSPRPEQVPAASNSEVQEKRFEEVGLIGNQRKVAVLYELLSACLADTPEDDKTTERPPKGYDARHRAALRLLTTWFELKWIKMEAIEVVISCSAMAVLKQDDGVENVQTSDDSWEKWKRGGLIGAAAVTGGTLMAITGGLAAPAIASGVGALAPTLGTIVPVIGAGGFAAVASAAGSVAGSVAVAASFGAAGAGLSGTKMARRTGSVDEFEFKGIGENHNQGRLAVGIMVSGFVFEEQDFLRPWEGQNDNLERSDKAGKLLAEVLVNGLQGNRPVTLVGFSLGARAIFKCLQSLAETGHVGLVERVVLLGAPVAIKDENWEAIRKVVSGRLVNAYSTTDWMLGVAFRASLLSQGLAGIQPVDVPGIENVDVTEVIEGHSSYLWGTREILDRLDLDGYYPVFKVAHKHQEAN